From one Mycolicibacterium sp. HK-90 genomic stretch:
- a CDS encoding MarR family winged helix-turn-helix transcriptional regulator, with protein sequence MAGMIAGRTAGDMPGLDIAEQRSWQNYLDSALRMYATLNRSLVDAHHLTLNDVRLLDILDKSPTGAARMGDLAERLMSLPSRVTRQIRRLEVQNLVTRCASPDDGRGVVATITEEGRAAVREAMVTYGQGVRSHFLGRLSRPQIAAMGENCRRISVALKNGAPPAHIGRV encoded by the coding sequence ATGGCGGGGATGATTGCGGGGCGCACGGCAGGTGACATGCCGGGCCTGGACATCGCCGAGCAGAGGTCATGGCAGAACTACCTCGACTCGGCGCTGCGAATGTATGCGACCTTGAATCGGTCGCTGGTGGATGCGCATCATCTGACGCTCAATGATGTGCGCCTGCTCGACATCTTGGACAAGTCGCCGACCGGTGCGGCGCGGATGGGCGACCTGGCGGAGCGGTTGATGTCGCTCCCCAGCCGGGTGACCCGGCAGATCCGGCGGTTGGAAGTGCAGAACCTGGTGACCAGGTGTGCCAGTCCCGACGACGGGCGCGGTGTGGTCGCGACCATCACCGAGGAGGGCCGGGCGGCCGTTCGCGAGGCGATGGTGACCTACGGGCAGGGGGTTCGCTCCCATTTTCTCGGCAGGTTGTCGCGTCCGCAGATCGCGGCGATGGGCGAGAACTGCCGACGCATCAGCGTCGCGCTGAAGAACGGAGCGCCGCCCGCTCACATCGGCCGGGTGTAA
- a CDS encoding nitroreductase family deazaflavin-dependent oxidoreductase, with translation MVKRVVGSVAGIVVLLLALLVIGMRWKLSPVLTAVRRMNRAVSNPRVLRTAGSAGDQNSVICHVGRTSGRSYRTPVTAIPTTTGFLIALPYGTRADWLRNVLAAGSAMIVTDGEQLDVIDPKIVATTDVADVLPGSTRRALSVFGVGECLHLERVPTPA, from the coding sequence ATGGTCAAGCGGGTGGTCGGTTCGGTGGCCGGCATCGTCGTTCTGCTGCTCGCACTGCTGGTGATCGGAATGCGGTGGAAGCTGTCGCCGGTGCTCACCGCGGTGCGGCGGATGAACCGCGCGGTGTCGAACCCACGGGTGTTGCGAACTGCCGGATCCGCGGGCGATCAGAATTCGGTGATCTGCCATGTCGGACGCACATCGGGACGGTCATACCGAACGCCGGTCACCGCGATACCCACCACGACCGGATTCCTGATCGCACTGCCCTACGGCACGCGGGCCGATTGGCTGCGCAACGTGCTGGCGGCCGGGTCGGCCATGATCGTCACCGATGGGGAACAACTCGACGTCATCGATCCGAAGATCGTCGCCACCACCGACGTGGCCGACGTCCTCCCGGGTTCGACCCGGCGGGCCCTGTCGGTATTCGGAGTCGGCGAATGCCTGCATCTGGAGAGGGTGCCTACGCCGGCGTGA
- a CDS encoding NAD(P)H-quinone oxidoreductase: MHAIIASADGRLTWENVADISAANNEILIRVHAAGVNRADLLQAAGKYPPPPGASEIIGLEVSGTVAELGADVTDWSVGQPVCALLAGGGYAEYVAVPAAQVLPLPDGVALPDAAGLPEVACTVWSNLVTTAGLTASQLVLLHGGASGIGTHAIQVARALGARVAVTAGSADKLALCRELGADITINYRDEDFVERVRAETGGAGADVILDLMGAAYLDRNVDALADGGRVVIIGMQGGIKGELNIAKLIGKRAGVIGTALRSRPVEGRGGKAQIVAAVTENVWPMIADGRVRPIIGAELPIAEAQRAHDLLASGEVSGKVVLTV, from the coding sequence ATGCATGCAATTATCGCGTCCGCGGACGGCCGTCTGACCTGGGAAAACGTCGCTGATATCTCTGCAGCAAACAACGAGATTTTGATCCGGGTCCACGCCGCCGGCGTCAACCGGGCGGACCTGCTCCAAGCGGCGGGCAAGTATCCACCTCCTCCGGGCGCCAGCGAGATCATCGGACTGGAGGTTTCGGGCACCGTCGCCGAGCTCGGCGCGGACGTTACCGACTGGTCAGTTGGGCAACCCGTGTGTGCATTGCTCGCAGGCGGCGGATACGCCGAATATGTCGCCGTACCCGCCGCGCAGGTGTTGCCATTGCCTGATGGCGTTGCCCTGCCCGATGCCGCGGGACTGCCCGAAGTGGCGTGCACGGTGTGGTCGAACCTGGTGACCACCGCAGGCTTGACCGCGAGCCAACTCGTCCTCCTGCACGGCGGCGCCAGCGGCATCGGCACCCACGCCATTCAGGTGGCGCGCGCCCTCGGCGCCCGCGTGGCGGTGACAGCCGGATCCGCCGACAAGCTCGCCCTGTGCCGTGAACTGGGCGCCGACATCACCATCAACTACCGCGACGAGGACTTCGTCGAACGAGTGCGGGCGGAGACCGGCGGCGCGGGCGCCGACGTGATCCTCGACCTCATGGGCGCGGCCTACCTGGACCGCAATGTCGACGCGCTGGCCGACGGAGGCCGGGTGGTGATCATCGGCATGCAGGGCGGCATCAAGGGAGAGCTGAACATCGCCAAGCTGATCGGCAAGCGGGCCGGCGTGATCGGGACGGCACTGCGCTCGCGTCCGGTCGAGGGCCGCGGCGGAAAGGCGCAGATCGTCGCCGCAGTGACCGAAAACGTGTGGCCCATGATCGCCGACGGGCGGGTACGGCCGATCATCGGCGCCGAACTGCCCATCGCCGAGGCCCAGCGGGCCCACGACCTGCTGGCCTCTGGGGAGGTGTCGGGAAAGGTCGTGCTGACGGTCTGA